A region from the Acyrthosiphon pisum isolate AL4f chromosome A1, pea_aphid_22Mar2018_4r6ur, whole genome shotgun sequence genome encodes:
- the LOC100167232 gene encoding exosome complex component MTR3, with product MPTNVYRVQGPEGTVPYQQYLIERNNNKLEEIATSLMKDVRCDGRDISAHRNLCIKTGIVTQAKGSAYLECGSTKLICSVFDPKEVPNKVEYAKTGELQCEFKFATFSCRQRRTYTRDSEERQLCNELRRALEPAICRGEFANFEIHINVLVLENDGSVLAAAITAAGLALMDGCIPMYDVIVATSLGIYKNKILVDPTYDEETLCSSTIDNGENRGTVMLAYMKNLQQITEFAQNGSMDVNMFPEYVQILTNHNCKLYKLVISAARKDVIEHFENENE from the exons ATGCCTACAAACGTGTATAGAGTCCAAGGGCCCGAAGGGACCGTACCTTACCAACAATATTTAATcgagagaaataataataaacttgaaGAAATTGCCACAAGTTTAATGAAGGATGTGCGATGTGATGGCAGAGATATTTCAGCCCATAGAAATTTAT gTATCAAAACTGGTATTGTTACACAAGCTAAGGGATCAGCTTATTTAGAATGTGgtagtacaaaattaatatgttctGTATTTGACCCTAAAGAAGTTCCAAATAAAGTAGAATATGCTAAAACTGGAGAACTTCAATGTGAATTTAAATTTGCTACATTTTCATGTAGACAACGGCGCACTTACACAAGAGATTCCGAAGAACGGCAATTGTGTAATGAACTACGCAGAGCTTTAGAACCTGCTATTTGTAGA ggtGAATTcgcaaattttgaaattcatattaacGTTCTGGTATTAGAAAATGATGGATCTGTGTTGGCTGCTGCAATTACAGCTGCCGGACTTGCATTAATGGATGGATGTATACCTATGTACGATGTGATCGTTGCCACTTCATtg ggtatttacaaaaataaaattttagtggATCCAACATATGATGAGGAAACATTATGCTCATCAACGATAGACAATGGAGAAAACAGAGGCACTGTCATGTTAGCTTATATGAAGAATTTGCAACAGATTACAGAATTTGCTCAAAATGGTTCAATGGATGTCAACATGTTTCCagaatatgtacaaatattgaCTAATCATAATTGTAAACTATACAAACTGGTGATTTCTGCAGCCAGGAAAGATgttattgaacattttgaaaatgaaaatgaataa